In the Hylaeus volcanicus isolate JK05 chromosome 1, UHH_iyHylVolc1.0_haploid, whole genome shotgun sequence genome, one interval contains:
- the LOC128884528 gene encoding maternal B9.10 protein-like, translating into MRNEITAAVLFLVQLIEKNEKFSSDQLECFKRRLVELLTERFKNHWFPDKPFKGQGYRCIRVNGHNRRDATLESAATAAGVKYEDLSLPVELTLWVDPNEVCCRFGESKGSYCTLASFDDKENTVPIFHGSEERENKQSEGLTKIQKSPLTANAEQQKSKPLSSANQNQQHSNNGTGRRRNLNSPRLHINRNRTWFGHSFSMGYGPHPISHPWYNIMPHHFLGGPSPPPFMGHRGNKWIHPPSYPTGPARFHHWSPKAALKV; encoded by the exons ATGCGCAACGAGATCACTGCAGCAGTACTATTCTTAGTACAGCTGAtagaaaaaaacgaaaaatttagtTCTGATCAATTGGAATGTTTCAAACGACGTTTGGTCGAATTACTGACGGaacgttttaaaaatcattgGTTTCCTGATAAACCATTCAAAGGTCAAGGTTATCGTTGTATTCGTGTAAATGGTCATAATCGGAGGGATGCAACTTTGGAGAGTGCTGCTACAGCTGCTGGAGTTAAATACGAAGATCTGTCATTGCCAGTAGAATTAACACTTTGGGTTGATCCTAATGAGGTGTGCTGCCGATTTGGAGAAAGTAAAGGATCCTATTGCACACTTGCATCATTTGATGATAAAGAAAACACTGTACCAATTTTTCATGGAAGCGAGGaacgtgaaaataaacaatctgAGGGGCTGACTAAGATACAG AAATCCCCTTTGACCGCAAATGCAGaacaacaaaaatcgaaaccATTAAGCTCTGCTAATCAAAACCAACAGCATAGCAATAATGGTACAGGTAGGAGACGCAATTTGAACAGTCCTAGGCTACATATTAATAGAAATCGCACGTGGTTCGGTCACTCCTTCAGTATGGGTTATGGTCCTCACCCAATAAGTCATCCGTGGTATAACATTATGCCCCATCACTTTTTGGGTGGTCCATCACCACCTCCTTTTATGGGTCACCGTGGTAATAAGTGGATTCACCCACCCTCCTATCCTACAGGTCCTGCCCGTTTCCACCATTGGTCACCCAAAGCTGCTCTTAAAGTATAA
- the LOC128884531 gene encoding adenylate kinase isoenzyme 6 isoform X2, which produces MSGLLSEKTGLEWIDVSKFAIENKCLEEYDEVYQCPILDEDKLLDQMENLMCEGGKIVDYHGADFFPERWFDIVFVLRTNNTILYDRLKERGYTGKKLEDNIDCEIFQTILEEAKSAYKEEIVHELTSNNINEVMENVNRICQWIEQWKIDNQQE; this is translated from the exons ATGTCTGGCCTTTTATCTGAAAAAACAGGATTAGAATGGATTGATGTTAGTAAGTTTGCtattgaaaacaaatgtttagaAGAATATGATGAAGTATATCAGTGTCCTATTTTAGATGAAGACAAG ttaCTAGATCAGATGGAAAATCTTATGTGTgaaggtggaaaaattgttgattatCATGGAGCTGATTTTTTCCCAGAGAGATGGTTTGACATTGTTTTTGTATTAAGgactaataatacaattttatatgatCGTTTAAAGGAACGAGGCTATACAGgaaaaaaattagaagatAACATAgactgtgaaatatttcaaactattTTGGAAGAGGCAAAATCAGCAtacaaagaagaaattgttcATGAACTGacaagtaataatattaatgaagttatggaaaatgtaaatagaatATGCCAATGGATTGAACAATGGAAAATAGATAATCAACAGGAATAA
- the LOC128884529 gene encoding iron-sulfur cluster co-chaperone protein HscB-like, translated as MFIRRMLFNLTTKYNVSYLNLINQQRNLYSLCEEKYCLPSLILTNVSQYSSDSPLKCWNCNFTYKSDLFCSKCKVLQEAPENITYFDIIGIPQSYDVQIKEIQKKYKELQKLLHPDKFSNKSEAKKQLSENLSSLVNKAYSTLSHPLKRGLYMLKLNNRTISEETDNMNAEFLMEIMEKNEEIDDALNDYKKIKKLMDENEAMLNNLSMEISDAFREKNMEKAENILIRMKYYDSIHTRIKKLKHDLGIVE; from the exons atgtttataagaaGAATGCTCTTTAATcttacaacaaaatataacgTTTCGTATTTAAACTTAATAAATCAAcaacgaaatttatattcgcTTTGTGAAGAAAAGTATTGTCTcccttcgttaattttaacgaatgtaTCACAATATTCGAGTGACAGCCCGTTAAAATGCTGGAACTGCAATTTTACCTATAAATCCGATCTATTTTGCTCAAAGTGTAAAGTTTTACAAGAAGCGCCGGAAAATATAACTTATTTCGATATAATAGGCATTCCACAAAGTTATGATGTACAaatcaaagaaattcaaaagaaatacaaggaacttcaaaaattattgcatCCTGATAAATTCAGTAATAAGTCTGAGGCAA AGAAACAACTCTCTGAAAATTTATCATCATTGGTAAACAAAGCTTATAGTACATTATCTCATCCATTGAAAAGAGGGCTATatatgttgaaattaaataacagaaCAATATCTGAAGAAACAGATAATATGAATGcagaatttttaatggaaatcaTGGAAAAGAATGAGGAAATAGATGATGCATtaaatgattataaaaaaattaagaaattgatGGACGAAAATGAGgctatgttaaataatttgtcgAT GGAAATTTCGGATGCATTCAgggaaaaaaatatggaaaaagcagaaaatattcttataagaATGAAGTATTATGATAGCATACATACTAGAATAAAAAAGTTGAAACATGATTTAGGTATTGTAGAATGA
- the LOC128884531 gene encoding adenylate kinase isoenzyme 6 isoform X1 — protein sequence MINMNRNSPNILVVGTPGVGKSLMSGLLSEKTGLEWIDVSKFAIENKCLEEYDEVYQCPILDEDKLLDQMENLMCEGGKIVDYHGADFFPERWFDIVFVLRTNNTILYDRLKERGYTGKKLEDNIDCEIFQTILEEAKSAYKEEIVHELTSNNINEVMENVNRICQWIEQWKIDNQQE from the exons ATGATCAACATGAACAGAAATTCTCCGAACATTTTAGTAGTAG GTACACCTGGAGTAGGAAAAAGTTTAATGTCTGGCCTTTTATCTGAAAAAACAGGATTAGAATGGATTGATGTTAGTAAGTTTGCtattgaaaacaaatgtttagaAGAATATGATGAAGTATATCAGTGTCCTATTTTAGATGAAGACAAG ttaCTAGATCAGATGGAAAATCTTATGTGTgaaggtggaaaaattgttgattatCATGGAGCTGATTTTTTCCCAGAGAGATGGTTTGACATTGTTTTTGTATTAAGgactaataatacaattttatatgatCGTTTAAAGGAACGAGGCTATACAGgaaaaaaattagaagatAACATAgactgtgaaatatttcaaactattTTGGAAGAGGCAAAATCAGCAtacaaagaagaaattgttcATGAACTGacaagtaataatattaatgaagttatggaaaatgtaaatagaatATGCCAATGGATTGAACAATGGAAAATAGATAATCAACAGGAATAA